From Dehalobacter sp.:
GTCGACAACATGAATTGGGAAGTTCTGGAAAAACACCCAACTTGGCTCGTAGAAGTCACCGCGGAGTTTCGGGAACATCTGAGTAAACAAGAACATTGAAACCGAACTATTCAGAATTCCTAGCAAATAGAGATCATCGGAAGGAATAATGAAGCACTTTTGATTGGTATAGATGCCAGTCTGATCAAATGTAAATTCAGGTTGTTTACAGATATTTGGATAAACAATTTTTGGCTTTGAGAATTCCTCATGATAATCGATTGCGTCCTAGATTTCATACCACGCATATGATCCAGGCTTCCGCCCTTTCCATTCACCCTTCCAATCGACTGGCTTTGGCATTAATTCGTCCTTGAATTGGCTAAGGTATTTCTTAATTGCCGGATAATTGTTGATCTTGATTCCACGCCGCGTAAATATTAGATATTGTTTTACCGGAATTGGGGCATAGCGTTTGATGTCACGCCCCTGGGCAAAGGGTTTGATCAGTTCTGCGCTGCGAGGGTCTTCGGCGATTAGGCGGTCTTTGGTTTCCTGGTCGATGACGAAGGCTTTGTTCAACCCGGTCAGGATGCCGCGATAGACTTTTCCATTGACATATTCGCCCAAGGGAATCGAATTTTGACGGATCTTTGCGAGCAGGTCCTGGGTTTGCTTACCGGCAAGTGACCAGCCGTCCTCTTCAAAGCAGGTCTGGTCAGAAATCTCGCCATGCTCCGCAACATATTCCTGCAGTGATGCAAAATCGAGCGTGTCAACGGTTGTAAGCCGAGGTTGAAAATGGGGCGGGTTGTTGGAAACACGCAAAATGAGCGGATAGGTGGTGGCACCGGTGAAGACTGGCAGATCGCCAAAGTCAGTGATCTCTTCGATTGATTTGGTTTTGAGCCACTGGCGCAATTTGAAGCCGTATTTGGCACACAGCCATTTGTTGGCAACGATGTAGCTAAATTGCCCTCCAGGCGCAAGCAGCTTGACCCCTTTTTCAATAAAGTAGCTGTAGATATCGGCTGTACCTGTGAAAACCTCATAGATGCTTTGGTAGTAGGGCTTATCCTCGCCCAACGATTCCTGGCGGATATAGGGCGGGTTGCCGATGACGGCGTCGAAGCCGCCGGCAGCAAAAACGTGGGGGAAGGCGCGCTGCCAGTCAAAGGGGTTGACACGATGGATCTCTTCTTCGTCCGGGAACATTTGCCCCTGGAAGTAGTCCCAGCCGAT
This genomic window contains:
- a CDS encoding Eco57I restriction-modification methylase domain-containing protein, giving the protein PSLTPTQALNLRVVDPACGSGSFLLGAYQYLLDWHLNYYLNHDPQSHSRGKNPPLVATEGGEYRLTTETKKRILTSNIYGVDIDAQAVEVTKLSLLLKLLEGETGQLALGFERVLPDLGQNIRCGNSLIGWDYFQGQMFPDEEEIHRVNPFDWQRAFPHVFAAGGFDAVIGNPPYIRQESLGEDKPYYQSIYEVFTGTADIYSYFIEKGVKLLAPGGQFSYIVANKWLCAKYGFKLRQWLKTKSIEEITDFGDLPVFTGATTYPLILRVSNNPPHFQPRLTTVDTLDFASLQEYVAEHGEISDQTCFEEDGWSLAGKQTQDLLAKIRQNSIPLGEYVNGKVYRGILTGLNKAFVIDQETKDRLIAEDPRSAELIKPFAQGRDIKRYAPIPVKQYLIFTRRGIKINNYPAIKKYLSQFKDELMPKPVDWKGEWKGRKPGSYAWYEI